From the Glandiceps talaboti chromosome 12, keGlaTala1.1, whole genome shotgun sequence genome, one window contains:
- the LOC144443126 gene encoding dynein light chain Tctex-type 5-B-like, with amino-acid sequence MTSVTVVEPEPDRSGESPRGRSPSLISNFSAAMMSRRTSAASSEGKSGSSGVASFRRLSKRMSLWGALGKALTTEKEKPKPAVPKVKMENTYKTEPDIDFNVARVQRMMNNVLTAQLKDKTYDSRTTSMLTTKISDMIKNKVKLMNFKRHKVVVHVMIGTNADQGMRVASLCLWDTKTDTFASTTYQNSSLFAIATVYATYYE; translated from the coding sequence ATGACATCTGTAACTGTTGTAGAACCGGAGCCTGATCGCTCAGGCGAGTCTCCTCGGGGAAGGTCCCCTTCCTTGATTTCCAACTTTTCGGCCGCCATGATGTCCCGAAGGACTTCAGCAGCTTCGTCTGAAGGTAAAAGCGGCAGCAGTGGTGTTGCTTCATTCAGGAGACTTTCAAAGCGTATGTCGTTATGGGGAGCACTGGGCAAGGCTTTGACAACAGAAAAAGAAAAGCCTAAACCAGCTGTACCAAAAGTGAAAATGGAGAATACGTACAAGACGGAACCTGATATAGATTTCAACGTAGCACGAGTACAACGAATGATGAACAACGTACTGACTGCTCAACTCAAGGATAAAACATACGACAGTAGAACGACTTCAATGTTGACAACAAAGATCTCAGATATGATTAAAAATAAGGTAAAACTGATGAATTTCAAGCGACACAAGGTcgttgtacatgttatgattGGTACGAACGCTGATCAGGGTATGAGAGTGGCTAGTTTGTGTCTCTGGGATACCAAGACAGACACATTTGCTTCAACGACCTACCAAAATTCATCGTTATTTGCCATAGCAACGGTATATGCAACTTACTATGAATAG